A genomic stretch from Candidatus Thorarchaeota archaeon includes:
- a CDS encoding sulfotransferase: MKIKSDKNLRTTEFGYPIFIYFFVKFLNSFRSSGKLLNHIENSVLAERMKECSVESPLYITGFARAGSTIVLEMLDSHRLFTSHRYFQIGSPSTPYFMNLFIEKVPLMTEFSERVHNDRILVNRDSPEGLEEIYWQNHFPSILDENESDIIDESVSNNEFEKFYRNELKKLIISQEGERYVAKNNYIITRIDYVRKIFPDSKFIIMVRNPVNHIASLIKQDMLIGRLERQDPRIADWEKMVGHREFGVGKKVINIGDDVSKIRSFWKRKDTYVRGWARYWGNMYEYIYQKSKDTKDLLLVRYEELCDESAETIDRIFGYLSVDDYAAVKKKYADILERPKYYSISFSKEEMQHIIDETGPVARKYGYDIDE; encoded by the coding sequence ATGAAGATAAAGAGCGATAAAAATCTCAGAACGACTGAATTTGGATATCCCATTTTCATATATTTCTTCGTCAAGTTCTTGAATAGCTTTAGGAGCTCTGGCAAACTACTGAATCATATAGAAAACAGCGTCTTGGCTGAAAGGATGAAGGAGTGCAGTGTTGAGTCGCCCTTATACATAACTGGATTTGCGAGAGCGGGATCTACAATCGTATTGGAGATGCTCGATAGTCATAGGCTTTTCACATCACACAGATATTTCCAAATTGGATCTCCGAGTACACCATATTTCATGAACCTGTTCATAGAGAAAGTTCCATTGATGACGGAGTTTTCAGAGAGAGTTCATAATGACAGGATTCTTGTCAATAGGGATAGTCCAGAGGGCTTGGAAGAAATATATTGGCAGAACCATTTTCCGAGCATATTAGACGAAAATGAATCCGATATAATTGACGAGTCTGTCAGCAACAACGAGTTCGAGAAGTTCTATCGCAACGAATTGAAGAAACTAATCATTAGTCAAGAAGGGGAGAGGTACGTTGCAAAGAATAACTACATTATAACAAGAATCGATTACGTACGAAAAATATTCCCAGACTCCAAATTCATCATTATGGTCAGAAATCCTGTAAACCACATAGCCTCTTTGATTAAACAGGATATGCTCATCGGAAGGCTGGAAAGGCAAGATCCCAGAATCGCCGATTGGGAGAAAATGGTTGGGCACAGGGAATTCGGAGTCGGCAAGAAAGTTATCAACATAGGTGATGATGTGTCCAAAATCAGGTCGTTCTGGAAAAGAAAGGATACATACGTCAGGGGCTGGGCGAGATACTGGGGGAATATGTATGAGTATATCTATCAGAAATCTAAAGATACCAAGGATTTGTTGCTAGTCAGGTATGAAGAGTTGTGCGATGAATCGGCTGAAACTATAGATCGCATCTTCGGTTATCTTTCGGTTGATGATTATGCTGCTGTGAAGAAGAAGTATGCAGATATACTAGAAAGGCCAAAATACTACAGCATATCGTTCTCAAAGGAGGAAATGCAGCATATCATAGATGAAACCGGTCCAGTTGCCAGAAAGTATGGATATGATATAGATGAGTGA
- a CDS encoding type II toxin-antitoxin system PemK/MazF family toxin: MVGHEQGGRRPNLVVSMLTEYGPGSEELAIAITIPLITKRRNYWTVVPMDREGGLREESYALCHNIRPVSTKRFEGIIGEVSQRALTRVRLVLGDILHIT, translated from the coding sequence GTGGTTGGACATGAACAGGGAGGTCGGAGACCAAATCTAGTTGTATCAATGCTAACCGAATATGGGCCAGGCAGTGAAGAATTAGCCATAGCAATTACGATTCCTTTAATCACAAAAAGACGCAATTATTGGACTGTCGTTCCCATGGACCGGGAAGGAGGACTACGAGAGGAATCTTATGCACTTTGTCATAATATTCGTCCAGTTTCTACAAAGAGATTTGAGGGGATAATTGGCGAGGTAAGTCAGAGAGCACTGACGAGGGTTCGGCTCGTCTTGGGAGATATTCTGCATATCACATAG
- a CDS encoding sulfite exporter TauE/SafE family protein — protein MTTLEVMLLLGVLALICEYIDATLGMGFGTILSPALIILGYLPIVFVPVLLFSQFLGGIVSSVFHHNLENMDFSTSPRERQALVVFLITGMLGVVFSTLSMIVLPSIFVEIYIAAAVTAMGVLMLVTDGTRFAYSPPKLAAMGLIAAFNKGISGGGYGPITVGAQMLSDIPPRAAVAITALVEGLICIIGFTINIICVGLPDIPMLISISLGAIIAAPLSAMTVAKLQQYQVKKVVAAATFTIGLVTLGWVLMTGIF, from the coding sequence ATGACGACATTAGAGGTGATGCTATTGCTCGGTGTACTCGCTCTGATTTGCGAGTATATTGACGCCACTTTGGGAATGGGTTTTGGAACCATTCTGTCGCCTGCGCTTATCATTCTTGGATACCTCCCGATTGTATTTGTTCCCGTGCTCTTGTTCAGTCAATTCTTGGGCGGCATTGTCAGTTCTGTTTTTCATCACAATCTTGAGAACATGGATTTTTCAACATCACCAAGGGAGCGGCAGGCTCTTGTTGTCTTTCTTATAACCGGCATGCTGGGGGTTGTTTTCTCCACATTGTCGATGATTGTTCTTCCTTCCATCTTTGTTGAAATATACATAGCAGCGGCTGTTACAGCGATGGGTGTACTAATGCTTGTAACAGATGGCACCAGATTTGCCTATTCTCCACCTAAACTGGCAGCTATGGGTTTGATTGCAGCTTTCAACAAGGGGATTTCCGGTGGTGGGTACGGTCCTATAACGGTGGGCGCCCAAATGTTGAGCGACATACCCCCTCGTGCTGCTGTTGCGATAACCGCGCTTGTCGAAGGTCTCATCTGTATAATAGGTTTCACAATCAACATCATATGCGTTGGTCTTCCGGATATTCCGATGCTGATATCAATATCTCTTGGCGCCATCATTGCGGCACCGCTATCAGCGATGACCGTAGCGAAGCTTCAGCAATACCAAGTTAAGAAAGTGGTCGCTGCCGCTACTTTCACGATTGGCCTTGTAACATTGGGCTGGGTGTTAATGACCGGAATCTTCTGA